In Colletotrichum higginsianum IMI 349063 chromosome 3, whole genome shotgun sequence, a genomic segment contains:
- a CDS encoding NADPH:adrenodoxin oxidoreductase, mitochondrial: MLLSRAQARLAPAHSHALVRLRTGTGAPGLRPMNTVASAPRQVRQPDVPFRLAVIGSGPAGFYAAYRVMSQLPAAKVDMYESLPVPFGLVRFGVAPDHPEVKNCQDKFEEVASSPNFSFMGNVSIGDSALHPDSCTVPFPTLLRNYDAVLLAYGAAKDRTLGIPGESNLQGVYSARQFVGWYNGLPEYAGLAPDLTKGEEAVIIGQGNVALDVARMLLEDIDVLRRTDITEEALAQLATSRIKRVRIIGRRGPMQAAFTIKEARELMKTQNVAFHPVDKTLVPPDIKSLPRAARRLMEVVAKGSAARPEDAAKSWSLDFCLSPVEFRASETAPSDVGGTVFERTELSHKFDPGAQARLTGETLVMPSSLVFRSIGYKSVPLPGLGEAGIAFDERRGVVMNDGRGRVLGTDQGKCSDSTQSGVSAGVYCAGWVKRGPTGVIASTMQDAFETGDSIVQDWLSGLQFLSQANANPAAGWEGVRGEMGESASKRIGWDDWRKIDDAEKEKGRAIGKAREKFTSTKAMLEVLS; encoded by the exons ATGCTTCTGTCCCGAGCCCAGGCCCGACTGGCCCCGGCTCATAGCCATGCCCTAGTCCGCCTGCGGACGGGCACCGGCGCCCCGGGATTGCGACCGATGAACACAGTCGCATCTGCTCCGAGACAAGTCCGTCAACCTGACGTCCCGTTCCGTCTGGCTGTCATCGGCTCAGGGCCCGCCGGTTTCTACGCCGCTTACCGCGTCATGTCACAACTACCAGCAGCTAAGGTCGACATGTACGAGTCGCTACCCGTTCCTTTCGGCCTCGTTCGTTTTGGAGTCGCCCCGGACCATCCCGAGGTCAAG AATTGCCAAGATAAGTTTGAAGAAGTTGCAAGCTCGCCCAACTTCTCTTTCATGGGCAATGTCTCCATTGGCGACTCGGCTCTTCATCCCGACAGCTGCACTGTCCCGTTCCCCACGTTACTGCGCAACTACGACGCCGTGTTGCTGGCGTACGGGGCCGCCAAAGACAGAACTCTTGGCATTCCGGGAGAGTCTAATCTTCAGGGTGTCTACTCGGCCCGTCAGTTTGTGGGCTGGTATAATGGGCTCCCAGAATACGCCGGACTGGCGCCGGATCTAACAaagggcgaggaggctgTCATTATTGGCCAGGGTAACGTGGCTCTGGATGTTGCTAGGATGCTTCTCGAAGACATTGACGTTCTACGGCGGACCGACATTACGGAAGAAGCACTGGCTCAGCTTGCAACCTCCCGTATCAAACGAGTCCGCATCATTGGAAGACGCGGACCGATGCAA GCAGCGTTCACTATTAAGGAGGCCAGGGAGCTAATGAAAACCCAAAATGTTGCCTTTCATCCTGTGGATAAGACCCTCGTCCCCCCAGATATCAAGTCGCTGCCCAGAGCAGCGAGGCGCTTGATGGAGGTGGTCGCCAAGGGCTCTGCAGCTCGCCCAGAAGATGCTGCTAAGTCATGGTCACTCGACTTTTGCCTCAGCCCTGTTGAATTCCGAGCCAGTGAAACGGCCCCGTCTGACGTCGGGGGCACCGTTTTCGAACGAACGGAACTGTCTCACAAGTTCGACCCTGGTGCCCAGGCGCGCCTCACAGGGGAAACACTGGTAATGCCATCGAGCTTGGTTTTCCGGTCTATCGGTTACAAATCCGTACCATTGCCGGGGCTCGGGGAAGCCGGTATAGCATTCGATGAGCGGCGAGGCGTCGTGATGAACGACGGACGTGGCAGAGTTCTTGGAACGGACCAGGGCAAATGCTCTGACTCGACCCAGTCAGGAGTATCTGCCGGCGTCTACTGCGCTGGATGGGTGAAGCGAGGTCCAACTGGCGTCATTGCTTCGACGATGCAGGACGCCTTCGAGACAGGTGACTCCATTGTCCAGGATTGGCTTTCCGGCTTACAGTTCCTCTCGCAAGCCAACGCAAACCCCGCGGCTGGCTGGGAGGGTGTTCGAGGTGAGATGGGCGAGTCGGCGTCCAAGAGAATCGGATGGGATGACTGGCGTAAGATCGATGACgcagagaaggaaaagggcCGAGCCATAGGCAAGGCGCGGGAAAAGTTTACGTCCACCAAGGCTATGCTGGAGGTGCTGTCATAG
- a CDS encoding DNA mismatch repair protein MutL: protein MHRTSHTGIVKMATIKPIEGRTVHQIQSGQVIVDLCSVVKELVENSIDAGASSIDVRFKNQGLDSIEVQDNGSGISPDNYETIALKHYTSKLSTYSDLATLQTFGFRGEALSSLCALSQFSIVTCMADDVPKGTKLDFESSGKLKDTHVVASQRGTNVIVEGLFHNLPVRRHELQRNIKREWNKVIALLNQYACIQTGVKFSVSQQPTKGKRIVLFSTKGNPTTRENLVNIFGAKTMTVLVKLDLPLEFEPTSGPGLKSVVKDKQASTEVRVQGYVSRPAHGEGRQTPDRQMFFVNGRPCGLPQFAKVFNEVYKAYNASQSPFIFADIQLDTHLYDVNVSPDKRTIMLHDQNRMLESLKEALASLFQSQDYSIPAAQQLTQKVQPNRTTTISQNDDPETDNESPKQTASPAPGNGSGSGDDSDNENKVRPGSHNKPAQRARTSKSRTLTSAELQSQSLISRWVGRTADDSTVRHEEQGTRSESESPLANDEDARDLAPPHTTQVSGSEDEEAPGELRQYKASQPEARSITVVETPRRVLDFNARLAETDDKNGTDTCPGNDLRPGEGKKHNEQAQIPAITPIRTPRDGSLGSSLTPLPHKRPSRAIATVTIGDSTVTDSVETTPKRARIGSGPSSLPGLTSRTTAFRPLTMSTTTNASFGSRLTQMFSAAQSSNQEEGTRRRAKLAPKTGPDADADSDDEGSNRGSQPSDSSLDEPTNNVVDEQGSPAVSNVADDLSSPTAEKPPGRNIESAQTTTKDDGANGSLGQPSVTDHRSHMLKGGIRRKDATLQHRQNLRVDVANLQSRVQAWKAELKRATPEHSRFTGASVIDAEDPEEVLSLIISKSDFAKMTIVGQFNLGFIIAVRHAPRDEDGGISGDDELFIIDQHASDEKYNFERLQSTTVVQSQRLVHPKQLDLTALEEEIIMENIPALDVNGFKVGVDSSGDQPVGSRCKLLALPLSRETTFTLSDLEELVSLLGDHHLTETSSSVPRPSKVRSMFAMRACRSSVMIGKALAQRQMEKLVRHMGELDKPWNCPHGRPTMRHLSGLGPWDGMGWKEAEPRVSWAKYARN, encoded by the exons ATGCACCGAACATCACATACAGGCATCGTGAAAATGGCTACAATCAAGCCCATAGAGGGCCGTACA GTACACCAGATCCAGTCCGGCCAGGTCATCGTCGACCTCTGCTCTGTCGTCAAAGAATTGGTAGAGAACAGCATTGACGCTGGCGCTTCTAGCATAG ACGTGCGCTTCAAGAACCAGGGGCTGGACTCTATCGAAGTGCAGGACAACGGCTCGGGCATATCCCCTGACAACTACGAGACCATCGCACTGAAACACTACACCTCCAAGCTCTCAACCTACTCCGACCTCGCTACTCTCCAGACCTTCGGCTTCCGTGGAGAGGCCCTGTCTTCATTATGTGCCCTGTCTCAGTTCAGTATTGTAACATGCATGGCCGACGATGTTCCAAAAGGCACCAAGCTCGACTTCGAGTCCTCGGGGAAGCTTAAGGATACGCACGTCGTCGCCTCCCAGAGAGGCACCAATGTCATCGTTGAGGGTCTCTTCCACAACCTTCCCGTGCGCCGCCACGAACTACAGCGCAACATCAAGCGGGAATGGAACAAGGTCATCGCCCTCCTGAACCAGTATGCCTGTATTCAGACAGGTGTTAAGTTCTCAGTTTCACAGCAGCCCACCAAGGGGAAGCGTATCGTCCTTTTCTCCACAAAAGGCAATCCTACCACGCGCGAGAACCTCGTTAACATTTTCGGCGCCAAGACCATGACAGTCTTGGTCAAACTCGACTTGCCTCTCGAGTTTGAGCCTACTTCTGGACCCGGGTTGAAGTCTGTTGTTAAGGACAAGCAGGCTTCTACCGAGGTTCGCGTCCAAGGATACGTGAGTCGACCGGCCCACGGAGAAGGTCGTCAGACTCCTGATCGACAAATGTTTTTCGTCAACGGCAGACCGTGCGGGCTACCTCAGTTTGCAAAGGTATTCAACGAGGTGTACAAGGCGTATAATGCATCGCAGTCCCCTTTCATATTTGCAGACATTCAACTTGATACCCATTTGTACGATGTAAACGTCAGCCCAGATAAACGCACCATCATGTTGCATGACCAAAACCGCATGCTGGAGTCTTTGAAGGAAGCGTTAGCGTCTCTATTCCAGTCCCAGGACTACTCTATTCCGGCCGCCCAACAGTTGACGCAGAAGGTGCAGCCAAACAGGACAACGACCATTTCTCAGAACGACGACCCAGAAACTGATAATGAAAGCCCGAAACAGACCGCAAGCCCGGCTCCTGGCAATGGGTCCGGCTCTGGAGACGATAGCGACAACGAGAACAAGGTTCGACCTGGCTCTCACAACAAGCCAGCCCAGAGGGCTCGTACCTCGAAATCCAGGACGCTCACTTCTGCGGAGCTCCAGTCACAAAGCTTGATAAGCCGGTGGGTTGGACGAACAGCAGACGATTCCACCGTACGGCATGAGGAACAGGGCACAAGATCTGAATCTGAGAGCCCTCTTGCCAATGATGAGGACGCGAGGGATTTGGCGCCGCCTCATACAACCCAAGTGTCTGGGtcggaagacgaggaggcccCTGGGGAACTGCGCCAATACAAGGCGAGCCAGCCCGAGGCTCGATCTATTACCGTTGTCGAAACACCACGACGTGTTCTTGACTTTAATGCTCGACTtgccgagacggacgacaAGAATGGCACTGACACTTGCCCCGGCAACGACCTGCGTCCTGGAGAGGGCAAGAAGCATAACGAACAGGCCCAGATTCCAGCCATAACGCCGATTCGAACGCCACGAGATGGGTCTCTTGGGTCCTCATTGACACCTCTGCCACACAAGCGGCCATCACGGGCCATTGCGACTGTTACCATTGGTGACAGCACAGTCACAGACTCCGTCGAAACCACACCTAAGAGAGCAAGGATTGGGTCGGGGCCGTCATCCCTGCCGGGACTAACGTCAAGGACGACCGCATTCAGACCATTAACGATGTCCACGACAACAAATGCCTCCTTTGGCTCACGTCTGACCCAGATGTTTTCGGCAGCTCAGTCGAGTAACCAGGAAGAGGGCACTCGAAGAAGGGCCAAACTGGCACCAAAAACCGGTCCTGACGCGGACGCAGACTCAGACGACGAAGGGTCCAACAGGGGCAGCCAGCCGAGTGATTCGTCCCTGGATGAACCAACGAACAATGTTGTTGACGAGCAAGGTTCACCGGCCGTTTCAAACGTCGCCGATGACCTCTCAAGTCCAACGGCCGAAAAGCCGCCAGGTCGCAACATTGAATCAGCACAGACAACGACAAAAGACGATGGTGCAAATGGTTCTCTCGGGCAACCCAGCGTCACAGATCACAGATCACATATGCTCAAGGGGGGTATCAGGCGCAAAGACGCCACTCTACAGCACAGGCAAAACTTGAGGGTGGATGTAGCCAATCTGCAGTCTCGCGTTCAGGCGTGGAAAGCAGAGCTCAAGCGTGCCACTCCAGAGCATAGCCGGTTTACTGGGGCCTCTGTTATCGATGCAGAAGATCCCGAAGAAGTCTTGTCCCTCATCATATCGAAATCAGACTTCGCCAAGATGACCATTGTCGGTCAGTTCAATCTAGGCTTTATTATTGCTGTTCGCCACGCGCCTagagatgaagatggcggcaTCTCTGGGGACGATGAACTGTTTATCATCGACCAACACGCTTCGGATGAAAAATACAACTTCGAAAGGCTGCAGTCGACGACCGTCGTCCAGTCACAACGACTAGTGCATCCCAAACAGCTGGATCTTACGGCCTTGGAGGAAGAAATTATTATGGAGAATATTCCGGCATTAGACGTCAACGGCTTCAAGGTCGGTGTAGATAGCTCAGGCGACCAGCCGGTGGGGTCCAGGTGCAAGCTTCTCGCTTTACCCCTGAGCCGTGAAACGACTTTCACGCTGTCCGACCTTGAAGAGCTCGTATCTCTCCTTGGCGACCACCACCTGACCGAGACCAGCTCATCCGTCCCGCGGCCATCCAAGGTGCGCTCCATGTTCGCCATGAGGGCGTGCCGTAGCAGTGTCATGATTGGCAAGGCTTTGGCGCAGCGGCAGATGGAGAAACTGGTCCGCCACATGGGTGAGCTGGACAAACCTTGGAACTGTCCGCATGGGCGACCGACGATGAGGCACCTGAGTGGTCTTGGCCCCTGGGACGGCATGGGATGGAAAGAGGCCGAGCCTCGAGTCAGCTGGGCCAAGTATGCTCGGAATTGA
- a CDS encoding Gpi inositol-deacylase — MKRRSSGLTDDSDEPPPDPPPAADILHHQYRQPTRSQNSSPPPRDSKQPAFAAATVAAAAAAVVAAPRSSSARSSSRLSSHSNWKLEHGPNANGSQDNHSLTTSSLPLPLSSPSQDAPSAAYRNNQRQLPNHSHSQVISDERDIVNLRDDQDDDDDQDDDDDIPRTDQIAMSNEKMPDVRFAGRRSRSRGPWSITIFALAVTVLGITLLCAILNSSWTRQLDAKGCRMSYMRPSYIRLRDFDTEHTRFATKYSLYLYREQGVDDERKLRGVPVLFIPGNAGSYKQVRPIAAEAANYFHESLQHDEAATAAGARSLDFFTVDFNEDITAFHGQTMLDQAEYLNEAIRYILSLYMDPRMSTRDQDLPDPTSVLVLGHSMGGIVARTMLIMPNYQSNSINTIITMSAPHSRPPVSFDGQIVKIYDDINDYWRHAYSQKWANNNPLWHVTLVSIAGGGLDTVVPSDYASVESIIPETHGFTVFTTGIPGVWTSMDHQAILWCDQFRKVVARAMYDVVDVHRSSQTKPRAERMRVFKKWFLTGMESIAEKTLPSEGPSTLLTLEDSSNAIKAQGERLILRQLGREPKPQAHLLPVPPQGSPEGKRFTLLTDTPLDRPGEHGRLEILFCSVFPLQPGQATTLFTMNMDLSEGSTRSTRLACKNAASDAIILPPSTRFRHEPFSLDNEPAARPFSYLQFDIEDIADHQFVVIVDKAVRPTESFVIAEFSDYSQSHRRRNISLRRLLAFGMTLRLPSNRPMVAEINIPTLQSSLLAFKLEIGNQACGNTPELFSPLIRQHLAQPYESKFFVNARHASISMHGVAPFVPPPLRLKGHDEQGLSLQFWTDPTCESTIQVKLTVDALGSLGKLYMRYRTVFAAFPLLVVTLVLRKQFRVYDTTGTFISFSESLDLCLRQSVPLMLLSLTFLSLSMTGSWSSGPAVFWHWRNATSTGADFHSNDLLTGTQDPFFWFLIPLIGVVCIGVCAVLHYVTLALTQLLGIVYAWVALQPFGQARDERRRAQLPIFVSSSPRRRMVTTAVLLFLVSTFIPYQFAYLVACLVQLFTVVRALRIASELKSGTNYDFYHYAHSILLLMLWVLPINLPILAVWIRNLAVHWLTPFSSHHNVLSIMPFILLVENLTTGKMVPRVTGRMRHLTSVLLFGTAIYAAIYGVSYAYMLHYLVNLIAAWLVVIHSTADNWPLAGFSSIFESSHLEARKRGKTP, encoded by the exons ATGAAGAGGCGCTCGTCGGGTTTGACCGACGACAGTGACGAACCTCCTCCCGaccctcctcctgctgctgatATCCTTCACCATCAATACCGACAGCCTACCAGGAGTCAAAACTCTTCACCACCGCCCCGCGATTCCAAGCAGCCCGCCTTTGCTGCCGCTACCGTGGCCGCAGCTGCCGCTGCAGTTGTTGCTGCCCCGAGGTCATCTTCCGCAAGGAGTAGCAGTAGGCTCTCTAGCCACTCCAATTGGAAGCTTGAACATGGCCCAAATGCAAATGGATCACAAGATAACCATTCCTTGACTACGTCTTCCTTGCCGCTGCCCCTCTCGTCCCCATCGCAGGACGCGCCATCGGCAGCCTACCGAAATAACCAGCGTCAACTCCCAAACCACAGTCACTCCCAAGTTATCAGCGACGAACGCGACATCGTCAACCTGCGAGAcgaccaggacgacgacgacgaccaggacgacgacgacgacatccctCGAACTGACCAGATTGCAATGAGTAACGAGAAGATGCCCGACGTGCGCTTCGCAGGTCGCCGCTCCCGATCTCGCGGTCCTTGGTCCATCACTATTTTCGCTTTGGCTGTCACCGTTCTTGGCATCACACTACTTTGCGCCATATTGAATTCCTCTTGGACTCGCCAGCTCGACGCAAAGGGATGTCGTATGTCGTACATGCGGCCCTCTTATATTCGATTGCGGGACTTTGACACGGAGCACACTCGCTTTGCGACAAAGTACTCTCTATATCTGTACCGTGagcagggcgtcgacgacgaaaGAAAG TTGAGAGGTGTTCCTGTGCTTTTCATACCAGGAAACGCCGGAAGCTACAAGCAGGTTCGGCCGATAGCCGCCGAGGCTGCGAATTACTTCCACGAGTCTCTCCAACACGATGAGGCCGCTACTGCCGCAGGCGCTCGCAGTCTCGATTTTTTTACTGTCGACTTCAACGAGGACATCACAGCCTTTCACGGACAGACCATGTTGGATCAGGCAGAGTACTTGAACGAGGCCATCAGATATATTCTATCTCTGTATATGGATCCACGCATGTCTACGCGTGACCAAGACTTGCCGGATCCTACGTCTGTCCTTGTTCTGGGCCACTCCATGGGTGGTATCGTTGCTCGCACCATGCTCATTATGCCAAACTACCAGTCGAACTCGAtcaacaccatcatcaccatgtCCGCTCCCCACTCGCGTCCTCCCGTGAGTTTTGACGGGCAGATTGTTAAGATCTATGACGATATCAACGACTATTGGCGACATGCATACTCCCAAAAGTGGGCCAACAACAATCCATTGTGGCACGTTACTCTCGTCTCGATTGCTGGCGGTGGCTTAGACACCGTTGTTCCCTCCGACTATGCTAGTGTCGAGTCGATAATCCCCGAGACGCATGGTTTCACCGTCTTCACCACCGGCATACCTGGTGTATGGACTAGTATGGACCACCAGGCCATTCTGTGGTGCGACCAATTTCGCAAAGTCGTTGCTCGTGCCATGTACGACGTCGTTGATGTCCACAGATCTTCGCAAACCAAGCCGAGGGCGGAGAGGATGAGGGTCTTCAAGAAATGGTTCCTTACCGGCATGGAGTCCATCGCGGAGAAGACCCTGCCTTCGGAGgggccaagtaccctgctCACTCTCGAGGACAGCTCGAATGCGATTAAAGCACAAGGCGAACGCTTAATCTTGCGACAACTTGGGCGCGAACCGAAGCCGCAAGCCCATTTGCTTCCGGTGCCTCCCCAGGGATCTCCAGAAGGCAAGCGTTTTACTCTTCTAACCGACACCCCATTGGATAGACCAGGAGAACATGGGAGACTGGAGATTTTGTTTTGCAGCGTTTTCCCACTACAACCGGGCCAAGCGACCACCTTGTTCACCATGAACATGGACCTCTCAGAAGGCAGCACTCGGTCGACCAGATTGGCATGCAAGAACGCTGCGTCCGACGCTATCATATTGCCCCCTTCGACACGATTTCGTCATGAACCGTTCTCCCTGGACAacgagccggcggcgaggccctTCTCGTATCTTCAGTTCGATATCGAAGACATAGCGGATCATCAGTTTGTGGTCATTGTTGACAAGGCTGTGAGGCCGACCGAAAGCTTCGTGATAGCCGAATTCAGTGACTATTCTCAGTCTCACAGACGGCGGAATATCAGCCTGCGCCGACTACTCGCATTTGGGATGACGCTGCGACTCCCATCGAACCGTCCCATGGTTGCGGAAATCAATATACCTACGCTGCAATCCAGCCTCTTGGCTTTCAAGTTGGAGATTGGGAACCAAGCGTGCGGCAACACACCGGAGCTCTTCTCTCCCCTGATTCGACAGCACCTGGCTCAGCCCTACGAGTCCAAGTTTTTCGTCAACGCGAGACATGCCAGTATCAGCATGCACGGCGTCGCCCCGTTTGTTCCGCCTCCCCTGAGGCTCAAGGGACACGATGAACAGGGCCTCAGTCTTCAGTTTTGGACTGATCCGACATGCGAATCTACCATCCAAGTCAAACTAACGGTTGACGCATTAGGCAGCTTGGGCAAGCTGTACATGCGCTACCGAACTGTATTCGCAGCATTCCCACTGCTTGTGGTGACCCTCGTGCTTCGCAAGCAGTTCCGGGTTTATGATACCACCGGCACGTTCATCTCCTTTTCCGAGAGTCTCGATCTCTGCCTGCGGCAATCCGTACCTCTTATGCTCCTCTCTCTGACGTTCCTTTCCTTGTCAATGACAGGATCCTGGTCGTCAGGGCCGGCTGTATTTTGGCACTGGCGCAACGCAACGTCTACAGGAGCCGATTTTCACAGCAATGACCTTCTCACGGGCACACAGGATCCTTTTTTCTGGTTCTTGATCCCTCTCATTGGAGTCGTTTGCATCGGTGTATGCGCAGTCCTTCACTATGTCACCCTGGCTTTGACTCAGCTCCTTGGCATCGTCTACGCGTGGGTGGCCCTCCAACCCTTCGGCCAGGCGCGAGATGAGCGCCGACGAGCGCAGTTGCCAATTTTTGTCTCCTcgtctcctcgacgacgcatGGTCACCACGGCGGTTCTTCTGTTCCTGGTGTCCACCTTCATCCCCTACCAATTTGCGTACTTGGTAGCGTGCCTTGTCCAGCTCTTCACCGTCGTTCGCGCGCTGCGGATTGCCTCAGAGCTCAAGTCTGGGACGAATTACGATTTCTACCATTACGCCCACTCAATTTTGCTGCTCATGCTCTGGGTCCTCCCTATCAACCTGCCAATACTGGCTGTGTGGATTCGCAACCTCGCCGTTCATTGGCTTACACCCTTCTCCTCGCACCACAATGTCCTCTCTATCATGCCCTTCATTCTTCTCGTGGAGAACTTGACGACGGGAAAGATGGTGCCTAGAGTCACCGGGAGGATGAGACATCTCACCAGCGTGCTTCTTTTTGGTACGGCTATTTACGCTGCCATCTACGGCGTTTCCTACGCCTACATGCTACACTATCTTGTCAACCTGATAGCGGCATGGTTGGTTGTGATCCATTCGACCGCTGATAACTGGCCTCTCGCTGGGTTCAGTTCAATATTCGAAAGCAGTCATCTCGAAGCCCGTAAGCGTGGCAAGACACCTTGA
- a CDS encoding Major facilitator superfamily transporter: MTNQRERQLHRARLVASVAATVISLACGTNYVYSAWAPQFAERLKLSSTETNVIGLSANLGMYSLGVPVGMLVDHKGPRSAVILGSVLLAVGYFPFHIAYDRAAAPVPLLCFFSYLTGLGGCLAFAAAVKTSALNWPHHRGTATAFPLAAFGLSAFFFSTFGTIFFPGNTSAFLALLSFGTCGLTFLGFFFLRVWPHSSYHSVPASDGLSGSQHLRRTSSEEVKPNFSGHGRRTALTEPGTSLKVANTTTTTTTINSTIDHELVHSESEPSAPSREADEAQIENIDADDYEPDETSSLVSSSSSMPGDVFVQSSVDLDRSHRVDIRGWALLCEVDFWQLFIIMGILTGIGLMTINNIGNDVKALWRHWDESVDEAYLITKQQMHVSILSVCSFAGRLLSGTYDRHPRILTYIETRADLNVTGVGSDFIVKVLHGSRVWCLVASSVVFFVAQILALHVINPHLLGLVSGLSGIAYGFLFGVFPSIVAETFGIHGLSQNWGLMTLSPVVSGNVFNIFYGKIYDKHSILGPDGERVCHDGLECYRAAYLMTLGACSVGLLLTLWVIRHQRVKWAKEEKSKAEQHD; encoded by the exons ATGACGAATCAACGGGAGAGACAGCTGCATCGCGCGCGCCTGGTTGCCAGTGTCGCAGCTACCGTTATCTCTCTAGCCTGCGGTACCAAC TACGTCTATTCAGCATGGGCACCTCAATTCGCTGAGCGATTGAAGCTTTCCTCGACCGAAACGAACGTCATTGGTCTCTCCGCCAATTTGGGGATGTATTCATTGGGCGTCCCCGTCGGCATGCTCGTTGATCACAAAGGACCTCGCTCTGCAGTCATTCTAGGCTCTGTCTTGCTCGCCGTTGGATATTTCCCTTTCCACATCGCTTACGACCGTGCCGCTGCTCCCGTGCCGCTTCTATGCTTTTTTTCCTATTTgaccggcctcggcggctgtCTGGCCTTCGCGGCGGCCGTCAAGACGTCTGCCTTGAACTGGCCACACCATCGGGGCACCGCAACGGCATTTCCCCTGGCTGCTTTTGGTCTGAgtgccttttttttctcgACCTTTGGAACCATATTTTTCCCAGGCAACACGAGTGCCTTTTTGGCCCTGCTCTCCTTTGGAACCTGCGGCCTGACCTTCCTCGGTTTCTTTTTCCTGCGCGTCTGGCCACATTCCAGCTACCACAGCGTTCCCGCCAGCGATGGTTTATCTGGCTCACAACATCTTCGCCGTACGTCCTCGGAAGAGGTCAAGCCCAATTTCTCTGGCCATGGACGTCGTACTGCCTTGACTGAACCTGGTACGTCGCTTAAAGTTGCCAACACcactactaccaccaccacaatCAACTCCACCATCGACCACGAGCTGGTTCATTCAGAAAGCGAACCGTCTGCACCGTCTCGCGAGGCTGATGAGGCGCAAATCGAAAACATCGATGCCGATGATTATGAGCCCGACGAGACGTCCTCGCTGgtgtcgagctcctcctctATGCCTGGTGATGTTTTTGTACAGAGTAGTGTTGATCTGGATCGTTCTCATCGAGTAGATATTCGTGGTTGGGCACTTCTGTGTGAGGTCGATTTTTGGCAGTTGTTTATCATCATGGGAATCCTCACCGGTATTGGTCTGATGACTATCAA CAACATTGGAAACGACGTCAAAGCACTTTGGCGTCACTGGGACGAGTCAGTAGATGAGGCATACCTCATCACCAAGCAACAGATGCATGTATCCATACTATCCGTTTGTAGTTTTGCCGGCAGACTCCTCAGCGGTACGTACGACCGTCATCCGAGAATCCTTACTTATATCGAAACGCGAGCTGATTTGAACGTCACAGGTGTTGGTTCCGACTTCATCGTGAAGGTACTCCACGGCAGTCGAGTCTGGTGCCTAGTAGCGTCCAgtgtcgtcttcttcgtcgctCAAATTCTGGCTCTCCACGTCATCAACCCTCATTTACTTGGATTGGTTTCTGGACTTTCTGGCATCGCCTACGGCTTCCTTTTCGGAGTGTTCCCCTCCATCGTTGCCGAAACCTTTGGAATTCACGGGCTCAGCCAAAACTGGGGTTTGATGACGCTCTCGCCTGTCGTCTCCGGCAACGTGTTCAACATTTTCTATGGAAAGATCTACGACAAGCATAGCATTCTCGGACCTGATGGCGAACGTGTTTGCCACGACGGGCTCGAATGCTACCGTGCAGCATACCTCATGACGCTTGGAGCATGCTCCGTTGGTCTACTTCTCACGCTCTGGGTTATCCGTCACCAGCGAGTCAAATGGgccaaggaagaaaagagcaAGGCCGAGCAGCATGACTGA